From the genome of Pectobacterium atrosepticum:
AATTTATTGGAGATATTTAAATTTAGACCAGGATGTAATTCGCCATTATCAAGCTCTATTCCATTAGGGATTTTTTTTGCTGTAAGAAGATTAAATTCATAAATTTCTCTTAAGTTCACTAATACTGAATTATAGCCAAGAACGTCATCAATGAAAAAATAGTCGGGGTTTTTATTTTCAATAATGTCACAAATTATTTTTCTTGCTTCATCATGAAAATAACTTAATAACTGTGAATAAGAAGAGTTTTGCTCTAGGCAATTTATTTTTTCTTTTACACTATTTAGGCGGGTTATCTGTTTCTGGTTAAGCAATTTTTTTCAACGATAATATCATAAATCCTATCAAAGCCATAGGTTTCAATATTAGCTGATGAAAAACTTGCTGTAGTTAGCAACACTGAATATTGCTGTTCTAAATTTTTAAAAACTTGTTTTTTTATAAGAGGTAACAGCCCTTTCTCTTTCCAAATTTCAAATTTCAAATTTCAAATTTCAAATTTCAAATTTCAAATTTCAAATTTCAAATGGAATTGCCGGTATGAAATTATAAAAATCAACCTTATCTTTATTAACTATGTCACATCTTGCGGTTATAACTAAACCTAACGTTTCATTGTTGGGGTACGAAGCGCAATAGGCACAATTGAAAATTGTGCCTTGTGTTAGATTTTTATCATCCGTAACATCGACCATGTCACGCAGCATTTGATCTCCTTATATAGAGTTCTTAGTCACAAAATTTCCCCACCAGTCCATCATCACTGTTCTGATATCGGGATAGATGGAGCGGTTGTAAGCTCTTCTTACTTCATTTTTATCGGCATGTGCTAAAGAAACTTCAATAGCATCGCTATTGAATTCAGCCTCATTTAATGCAGTACTGGCAACGATCCTTAGACCATGCGCAACTAACTTACCACCGTAGCCAATTCTTTTTAAAGCGGCATTAGCCGTCTGGCTATTCATGTTGGTCTGGGCTGGGCGGATAAAAAGCACGATGTCTGCGTTCACTTTAAAAACAGTGAGCGCATATTCCAAGTGATTAAACATACGCCGGAAGCGCTTGATATCTGGCTTACCAAGTTACACCCGAAGGTGAAAGGCAAGATCGCTATTGCCGTTAAGCTGGCAGGTGCCAATAAGGGAGTAAAGCACCGCGGCCCGCTCACCGCCGCTGTCTGAACTGGCAAACAGCCAGTTTTTACGGCCCTGGGCAACGCCCCGCAGGGCGTTCTCCGAGATGTTGTTATCTATTTCGGCCCAGCCGTTGCCGCAGTACAGGTTGAGTGCATCCCACTGCTTCAGCAGGTACGAGAACGCCTTCGCTGTATCCGAGCGTCATCTGCACCTGTATCCAGTCGTACAGTGACTGCATCAGCTGGATAGTTTTCTCTTTCCGGATCGCCAGTCGTTCATCTGCCGGGCTGCCACGTATTTCCGCCTCGATGGCGTACCGCTCACCGATGCGCTTCAGCGCTTCGGTGGTAATGTCGGTCGGGGTACGAACGTGAACGTCGTGGATTTTTCTCCGGGCGTGCGCCATGCAGGCCGCCTCCGTGATGTGGCCGTCTTCGTACAGCGCGTTTGCAGGCAAAAGAGGTGAACAGGCTAACCAGTTTGTTATCCATAATCGCAACAGTGCTGGCACCATCAGTCATCAGCAGCAGATACGGCTTTTTAAGCTGATCTATCCAGATTATATTCAGAGAGCCCGTAACAACTATGACCAGTGGACTGGGAAATATGCTGAGCGTACTCAATGGGATAGTTTAAAATCGGCGATTAGCGATCTTCTGGTCGACTTTGTCTACCAGGGATTCACCAAAGGTGAAGTACCGATGAAAGCTGGCATGACAAATGATGTGGATACACTCATTTATTATATCGAACACAGTACTACTATGATGAGTTATGAAAAAGGACGTAACCGGGTTGGTTACTTGAAGAAAAACCGTTAAAGGGCGTGTTATGAAGAAAATTTTAATCGCTGCCGCAATGCTTGCTGGCATGAGTGTCAGCACTTCGCTTTGGGCCGCTGATTGTGCAAATCCTAGTGCAAGTGCAGAAGTTGACAGTTGTGCCAAACAGGGCAAAGAGGCCACTGAACAGGCATTAAATAAAGCTTGGAGCGAAGCCAAGGGTCGTATCACAACGACTTACAAAGCGGATGATAAGCTGCAAAAAGAGTATCAGCAGAACCTGGTGGATTCGCAGCGTGGCTGGCTAAAATACCGTGATAGTCAGTGCAAAATGCAGGCTTTCCTCGCTGAAGAGGGGACCACAGCTCATGACACACTGACCAATAACTGTATTAGCGATATCGATAAGCAGCGTATTGAGCAGTTAAAACTGATCCCTTATCAGTAATAACAGGCCGGAATGAATGACGGCAGCAAGTGATTTTGCTGCCGTCAGCTGCCCCTGAATCAATAAATTTTGGCACAGGATTTTTTATGAAGTTGGCTGATGGATTGGTAGTAACGATATTGGCACTAGGTGGAATTACTTCGGCTTTTGCTGACGATATTTGCTCCAAACAGCCTTCAGATGGTGCACTTTATCAGTGTATGGTGCAGCAGAAAAAATTGGCGGAAGATGATCTAAATAAAGAGTACGCGGCTGCCAAAAAACGGATTGTGCAGATGTATGGATCGCAGAAGCAGTTAGGCGATCAGTATGTTGCCATTGTCGTTGATACGCAGCGCGGCTGGCTGCCTGTCGATACGATAAGGGGCGATCTGGGTAACGGTTTACTGGTCCCCCTCAAACTTGCCGTCGGCGACAGTCGTATCATTCATCTGAACCTCTATCGGGGGACCACCGATGCGGCAGCGACAAACGCGGCAATGTCTTTGGAGAGTTTGCTGCGCGCTCTCGACTGAACTACGTCCAGATCTCTGATTTATCCTGGCCCCAATGTCGATACCATATCGCTCCCGTTCATACCGGATAATGAGCAGGTATTGCGGATTCAGGACTCAAACGTCGTCAGTTGGGATCTTTCCGCCGCGACCTGTCCCCCAAACTTCGGGCATTCATTAACTGCCTGAGTGAGAAAACATTTAGTTGATGGCGAATACCCTATCCATTCGCCACGCGGCAAAAATGTTGATAAATGCGTTTAACTCTCGTTCAACTCATTACCACCACTGACTAAAAATCTGCTGCGGATTATCGAC
Proteins encoded in this window:
- a CDS encoding DUF1311 domain-containing protein → MKKILIAAAMLAGMSVSTSLWAADCANPSASAEVDSCAKQGKEATEQALNKAWSEAKGRITTTYKADDKLQKEYQQNLVDSQRGWLKYRDSQCKMQAFLAEEGTTAHDTLTNNCISDIDKQRIEQLKLIPYQ